The genomic interval gaaaaaaaaaaaaaaaagacctttaagAACTTTTCAAAGCATCGTTTTTGGTGGTACGTGTGTGACGGACGGATGGAAGGAAGAACCGACCTTCTTGAAAGCGCTGACGGCCTCAGAGTGCCTCTCCACCCCCATGTAGATTCTGCCCATCTTCAGGTACATGGAGGAAACGTTCAGGGAGTACGGTGGGTACAGCTGGCTGCACAAGACGCGGATCGTGAATTCGCTTTTTACTCAAATtagtcaaaaagcaaaaaaagttaTACATAGTAACAATAAATTAACATtagttaagtttttattttcttcgcATCTGTTGAAAATTGAATTGATATTAGTGCTGAACAGGTTTAAAAACGGAGTATCTCAGACATAACTGAGCTTTGGGGTTAGAAACAattttttataaacaacagCTCAGGACTTTGGATGTAGGATTCTGTGGACatgttatgaataattaatatcttacttgttgtggATAGATTTtgaaatgatctcagtttggagaaatggctTGGAcgagctgttagctcattaatccaatcagaattaaacttgttttctgagttggggttgttcaaagagctatctgcaacaggtaagatactaaatgtataacctttccacagaattccactttaaaagagctgaactctCTTTAAAGGCAATTTTTGTCAGATCCAGGCTCCCTAAAACAGGTCAAAACATACAGATGATAGTGATAAATTATTTAGTAAATGCTGCTTATGTGCAAATTATATCAAACTaatgattgttgtttttaaaacttcacaCACTTGCAAAGTGTTTAAGCATTTCATAAAACTAGCTTCAGGAACAAAATTTGGTGTTCCTGGAGGCTATCAAATCCTACcctgtaaatattaaaaaggagTTGGTTAAGacgtgtgtttttgttgtgtctCAGTACCTGTAAGGTTTAAGGATCTTCTCACCGTATCTGATGGCTCCGTCTGCATCTTGCATGTAAATGCACACGCCCATGGCCTGGTACATCATGTGCAGCATGTAGACGTTGGAGTCGTCAAAGACGGCTCCCATTTCATCCAAAGTCTGTTCACAGATCTCCAGCAACTCGCTGGGAGATGCTAATGAGTCAAGGATGCATCCTCACAAGCTGGGCTGTTCAACAAAATACTCCCAGGAGCCAAACCAATAAAGTCTCAAAAGGCAAACTTCATGGATGCTGAACTCTGATGTAAATCTTGTTTCGATAATTCAGCACTAAAGGATATTTTTAACGTGCTTCAGCGCCCGGAATTCCCTGATTTTATTCCTGGCGTAGCGCACCATGTTGCTGATGACCTGCGGCTCGATGGGGTCACTCTGCTTACGAACTTTTAACTTCACCTTGTCCTagaaatgggggaaaaaaaagaaaaaggcggAGCACGCCAGTCAAACCAAAGAGCAGATAATAAATTCGACAGATTTAGGAAAAAGATACATGAGTATTTTAATAAGGTCTGCAGATGTAAACCTTCCAGACTTACTTTAGACTTGCTTTTGCACTCCTGACAGTCGCAGGTGAAGTAATAAGACTCCCTCAGCCTGGTGTTGCGCTCCTCTGTTGGAGACAGCAGGTCGATGTAGCTGATGAGCACctggacagagaaaaaacatgaattCCATTCACACCCTCTGTCCTTGACAtggctgttgttgtttgctggcaaaaaaacccaaaaacaccCAAAATGACCAGCTttcaaaccacacacacacacactcactgctGTCTTGACACACTGATGAGTAAACGGCACTAAACTTGGAACAGGAAACATTAGATCGCTCATTTCTACATGTTCTGGTgcttttcagtcagttttagcttctcaaATATAATCTCAAGTTTCTTTCTGATCCGTTTTAAAGATGTGATTTTAAATCTGAGAAAACAtgcttgcatgtttgttttttaataataattcatCAGCAAAGCTATAAGATATATTAGTGATTTACTGTTGATGGTACTTCTGGGTGTGACTTTATTTAGTGGACAGATCTGTGAGCCACATTCCTTTTCTCAACTAACACATCACAAAACAGGCACACAAACTcattattgagctaaaactagctaaatgAATGCATGCCACCTGCTGCCTTATATGCCtgaatttatgatttggacttgttgcCCTGAGATGATGGCTGTTATGAATTGtcacaaactgaactgaagcgATACGGCACGTTTCAGACTTCCTCTGCTACTACTCAGGGGAGGTTAAGTTCCTCCtccaaacactaaaaaaaacaaaaaacaaaactacaaacgAGATCCGACCCTCGTCTAAAGGCGGCCGTCTGTTTTCCTCACTTCATCTCCTGGTTTCATGTCCTTCACCGCCCGGACCTCGGCTGACGCTCCGTTGTACGTGACGATGACGCTGGGCAGGCAGCTGTGATTTATCAGCGCCACGCTGAGGGGAGAGACAGAAAgatattagaataaaaacacactctCCACTCTAACTCCTTAAAATAGACCCAGGGGAAAGTTAGTTAAGTGGTAATAACTTCATGCACTCAACAGAGTTTTCCTGAAATATGTGAACAACCATGTTGTTACCTGCAGAACAAATTGGAGCTCAACAAACAGGTaagagttgttaaaaaaaaaaagtgagaactCCTCCTTACTCGGGATAGATTGCAGTACCCATTTGGGAAAGTTCATCATCCTCAACAGTGAAGCCGTTACAAGCCACCTGTGAAATGAAGCACACAAGGAGGAAAGTGAAAGATGATGCAgaccccaccccctcccccaaaACCAGAGGAGCAATGTCAAATCACCACGTGTGTACCTGGGAAAAGAGCTGGAGCAGGCCTTTGTGGTCGGGTATCTCCAAATGTTTGGAGTAAAAACGATAAAGCCCAGCGATGTCTGCCTCAGTCCGCTCCCTTTTCTCGTTATCTTCATCCTCCAGATCTGTGACAGGCAGAGAGAGGCGCGGAGGTTCGGACTTTactgttcaaatgttttctttttgtcagtttttaacaaCACCCGATAGCAAACTCGGTGGGTTCTAAACAGCACAGCTCCTGCTGTTCTTCTGATAAACTGCCTTGTTATGAATCTTTTCTAGCCTTTGCTGTAAATGCTTGTTGTTTACGTCTGGCTTCTACAGTCCTCGGAGAGGCGGGAACACAGAACTCTGAGAGAACAATAGCAGCAGTGAGTGAAGATAAATGGGACGGCTGGCAGTAAAAAAGGAAGACTGGGAAAACTCCTACAGTTCATTCATTTTGTCCCGAATGTTCAAAGATTGATAAAATGTGCAATTTAAAGCATTATTATGAAACTACACAAGTTACTTAAACAGTTACACCTGCTAAAATCTGACCTGagagcacagaaaataaatgatttaagaATCCAGTTTACAGGTgtgaagaaatacagaaataaaatgacagacTGAATGAATTTTACACCATGAATTTTAAGATCTACCATCAATCTGTGTAACATCCAAGTAAAATAGCAAGAGAAGATTAATTTTAGCAATCACGTCTTGAATGTTAGAAGTTGTTTTCAATCATTTGTAATTTGAGACAACATGTATAATCAGCTGCAACCCTTTCATACAGACAGACACTTTACATTCATCCATGCCATCAGGTGTCAAAGTGCTTCTGCCTCCCATTCAAGTAGTTCTCCGTGTTACGGCTCTGGACACCATCTGACCCACATTGTAGGTTATTTATAGACGTGGCTTTGAGTCTTTCGGCCATTTATCCTCGGCGTGGTTAGACCTAGATACTCGGGGCTTTAgctctggatgttttctgaataaaccCCAATCCCAATACAgaggaaacttttaaaaaggcagTTCTGCTCAAATCAGACATGAAGTGTCTAAAATGATTAAGATGTTGAACAGAAAGCTCAAGCAGGGTATGTTGTTAATTATTATAGGTCGTTACTTATTGTGGTGTGGTGTGGGACCCTGAAAGTGACCCACGTGCGCAGAAGGCGACGTGATGCCACGCAGCCCGGTTACGACAACCCCTCGAGTTTAGCTTTAACAGATTTATCACCTCGAACACCGATCAAGCCCAAAACCTCACTTTCATCAACGGTGTCTGCCATGCTCATTTCATCAAGTGTCTACATTTGATCTTGCTGCTTCCTGCCGACTCTGATGCAGAACTGTGGATCCCGTCACACTTCAAAGACGCAAAAGTCGGAAACTTTTCTTGAAATTTTTTTGAACGTGCACAAATTTCTAGCGAGACTGTGAGGCCCTGCGACTCGTGTGAGGAAATGACCATTTTGAGACTCCCtagtttgttgccaacagtcaaAACCTGACAAGATACAGGTTTAAAGAACAGACACAGATTCCTTCATTATATCATTACATTCCACTGACAGTAACAGAAGTCAAACCTCAGATAAAAGTCATGCATTATTGTGCGATAAAGGATAATAACTCACGTGACTGCAGCTCTTCTATGAGCATCATTTTCTCAGAAACACAGGGCtctttctgcattttctgcaaagagTAGGCATATTTAAGAACAATTATCTTCCTGAACTAACACATGTGCCTCAAAATGCCCAAGAGTTGCTGCCTTCTTCCTCAGTGCCCAACCTTCGTAGCGAGGATCCGAGCCACCAGGCGAGTCGTCTCCGACGGGCACCACTTCTCTCCAAACGCAGTCATTGCCGAACACTCCAGCTTGTGCATGGCCCAGTCTCCTTTCTTCACACATtgtaacaaaagtaaaacagttttcCTTAACAGAAACGTGTTTTATCCTGGATTTATTTTATGGCTTAG from Kryptolebias marmoratus isolate JLee-2015 linkage group LG19, ASM164957v2, whole genome shotgun sequence carries:
- the LOC108240106 gene encoding N-lysine methyltransferase SMYD2, encoding MEGLEKFDSPGKGRGLRVTRPFKVGELLLSCPAYAAVLSAKERGSCCEFCFTRKEGLARCGKCKKASYCNKKCQKGDWAMHKLECSAMTAFGEKWCPSETTRLVARILATKKMQKEPCVSEKMMLIEELQSHLEDEDNEKRERTEADIAGLYRFYSKHLEIPDHKGLLQLFSQVACNGFTVEDDELSQMGTAIYPDVALINHSCLPSVIVTYNGASAEVRAVKDMKPGDEVLISYIDLLSPTEERNTRLRESYYFTCDCQECKSKSKDKVKLKVRKQSDPIEPQVISNMVRYARNKIREFRALKHVKTPSELLEICEQTLDEMGAVFDDSNVYMLHMMYQAMGVCIYMQDADGAIRYGEKILKPYSQLYPPYSLNVSSMYLKMGRIYMGVERHSEAVSAFKKALTIMEVVHGKDHPYVKDVHKEMGQK